The Thermovirga sp. genome segment ATAGTCTTCTCTCATCGCGGTCTCGCTCTCCTTTCGGCCCTATGTTCGTGAGGGGCTAAGATTTTGACGGGGCCTCCCTGGCTTCCATCCAGGGCATCATCTTCCGCAGCCTTGAGCCCACCTCTTCGATGAGGTGCCTGCTCTCCCGCTCTTCCCATTTTTTCATGGAAGGTCTCCCGCAACGGTTCTCAAGGATCCAGTCCTTGGCGAACTCTCCATTCTGCACATTTTCGAGAAGCTCCAGCATAGTCTCCCGCACACGGGAATCGATGACCCTTTTGCCGGCGGTCTTGTCACCATACTTGGCTGTATCGCTCACGGAATAGCGCATCCATCCAAGGCCGCCCTCGAACATCATGTCGACGATCAGTTTCAGCTCGTTCAGGCATTCAAAATAGGCGATCTCGGGCTGGTACCCTGCATTCACCAAGGTGTCGAACCCGGCCTTGATCAATTCCGTTACGCCGCCGCACAGGACGGCCTGTTCACCGAAAAGATCGGTCTCCGTCTCTTCGGCGAAGGTGGTCTCAATAATTCCGGCGCGGCCGCAGCCTATCGCCGAACCGTAGGCCAGGCCCTTTTCCATGGCCTTGCCGGAAGGATCCTGGAAAAGGGCGATAAGTCCGGGCACTCCTTTGCCCTCGGTGAACATCCTTCGCACGAGATGGCCGGGGCTTTTCGGCGCGATCATGAAAACATCGGCATCTTTCGGCGGGATTACCTGGTGATAGTGGATAGTAAATCCGTGGGA includes the following:
- the ilvC gene encoding ketol-acid reductoisomerase, producing MARMFYDKDANLDCLKGDLITVLGYGSQGHAHAQNLRDSGMNVVVGLHEGSRSRKKAEEDGFRVLTVAEAVSEADLLSFLVPDHVQSDLYAEEVKPNLKPRTALVFSHGFTIHYHQVIPPKDADVFMIAPKSPGHLVRRMFTEGKGVPGLIALFQDPSGKAMEKGLAYGSAIGCGRAGIIETTFAEETETDLFGEQAVLCGGVTELIKAGFDTLVNAGYQPEIAYFECLNELKLIVDMMFEGGLGWMRYSVSDTAKYGDKTAGKRVIDSRVRETMLELLENVQNGEFAKDWILENRCGRPSMKKWEERESRHLIEEVGSRLRKMMPWMEAREAPSKS